One part of the Corynebacterium aurimucosum ATCC 700975 genome encodes these proteins:
- the dhaK gene encoding dihydroxyacetone kinase subunit DhaK, translating into MKKLINSPDNVVAESVEGFALAHGDIVTRSTDPLFVARKQKKDNGKVAIVSGGGSGHEPLHAGFVGQGMLDAAVPGAMFTSPTPDAIQAATEAVNAGAGVLYIVKNYTGDVLNFDTAAELAEFDDIEVSQVVVDDDVAVEDSTFTAGRRGVAGTLLVEKLAGAAAERGDDLAAVTAVAKKVVDNTATMGAALSACTVPHVGKPSFDLGESEVELGVGIHGEPGRKEIPLVSADDVTDHLLDPVLADLKLSDGERSIVVVNGMGATPASELYVVYRRVSQRLQEVGVSIERSLVGNFVTSLDMAGCSVTVMRADEEDLELFDAPCHTAALRQGM; encoded by the coding sequence ATGAAAAAGCTCATCAACTCACCGGACAACGTAGTAGCCGAATCAGTAGAGGGCTTTGCTTTAGCCCACGGTGACATCGTCACTCGCTCCACCGATCCGCTTTTCGTTGCCCGCAAGCAGAAGAAGGACAACGGCAAAGTTGCCATTGTCTCCGGTGGTGGTTCTGGGCACGAGCCGCTGCATGCGGGTTTCGTTGGACAGGGCATGTTGGACGCGGCAGTGCCAGGTGCCATGTTCACGTCGCCTACGCCGGACGCTATCCAGGCCGCCACCGAAGCCGTGAACGCTGGGGCGGGGGTGCTCTACATTGTGAAGAACTACACCGGCGACGTCCTCAACTTTGACACCGCGGCGGAGCTGGCAGAATTCGATGATATTGAGGTCAGCCAGGTCGTCGTCGATGATGATGTCGCGGTGGAAGATTCCACCTTCACGGCCGGTCGGCGCGGCGTTGCCGGAACGCTGTTGGTGGAGAAGCTGGCAGGTGCCGCAGCTGAGCGCGGAGATGATCTCGCGGCAGTAACTGCTGTGGCGAAGAAGGTGGTGGACAATACCGCGACTATGGGAGCAGCGCTTTCTGCCTGCACCGTGCCACACGTGGGCAAGCCCTCCTTCGACCTCGGGGAGAGTGAAGTTGAGCTGGGCGTGGGCATTCATGGCGAGCCGGGACGCAAGGAGATTCCGCTGGTTTCTGCCGATGATGTTACGGACCACCTTCTCGACCCCGTGCTGGCAGACCTCAAGCTGAGCGATGGTGAGCGAAGCATCGTCGTTGTTAACGGTATGGGAGCCACTCCGGCCTCCGAGCTATACGTGGTCTACCGCCGTGTATCCCAGCGCCTGCAGGAGGTGGGCGTGAGCATCGAGCGCTCCCTCGTGGGTAACTTCGTTACCAGCCTAGATATGGCCGGATGCTCCGTTACAGTCATGCGCGCGGACGAGGAAGACCTCGAGCTTTTTGATGCCCCGTGCCACACCGCTGCACTACGACAAGGAATGTAG
- a CDS encoding DEAD/DEAH box helicase: MSTQTPAQRFANNGSLRVWQRAALDKFLATKPKDFMAVATPGAGKTTFALRVATELMADRTVERVIVVVPTEHLKVQWSESASRVGLALDPKFTNSSGVNPAMDGVVVTYAQVGMHPFKHRAVASARRTLVILDEIHHAGDAKSWGDGVREAYDDAEHRLALTGTPFRSDDSQIPFVRYEEDGEGHLVSRSDHTYGYGDALADGVVRPVVFLSYSGESRWRDSAGEEHAARLGDILNPEQTARAWRTALDPKGEWIPTVLQAAHTRLMQMRRNMPDAGGLVLATDTTTARAYAKILKQISNTPVSVILSDDPGSSARIAEFSESTDEWMVAVRMVSEGVDVPRLAVGVYATSASTPLFFAQAIGRFVRSRMPGETASVFLPSVPVLLGLAENMEKQRDHVLGGEKNPDKEGWDDELLEDANKKKSEPDMLEPSYESLGAEAEFSGLLYNGSQFTTGNITDEEEDFLGIPGLLDADQVKDLLRKKQSDELDRREAEEKARRAAEAAEEQRRKLYGTPHAPKRGAEASASSAGSQPGVVDEISALRKELNTVVSITAQRTGRPHGAIHTEARKACGGPPTALCNAEQLQERIDYLRKW; this comes from the coding sequence GTGTCTACACAGACTCCAGCACAAAGATTTGCCAATAATGGTTCGCTGCGCGTGTGGCAACGCGCGGCTTTGGATAAGTTCCTAGCCACCAAGCCGAAGGATTTCATGGCGGTGGCAACGCCAGGTGCAGGTAAGACCACCTTCGCCCTGCGCGTGGCCACAGAGCTCATGGCGGACCGCACCGTAGAGCGCGTCATCGTGGTGGTGCCCACCGAGCACCTTAAAGTGCAGTGGTCGGAATCCGCCTCCCGCGTAGGGCTAGCGCTCGACCCCAAGTTCACAAACTCCTCGGGAGTCAACCCCGCGATGGACGGTGTCGTGGTGACCTATGCGCAGGTGGGCATGCACCCCTTCAAACACCGCGCGGTGGCCTCAGCCCGGCGCACCCTGGTGATCCTCGATGAGATCCACCACGCCGGCGACGCCAAGAGCTGGGGCGACGGCGTGCGGGAAGCCTATGATGATGCGGAGCACCGCCTCGCGCTGACCGGTACTCCCTTCCGCTCCGATGACTCGCAGATCCCCTTCGTGCGCTACGAGGAGGACGGGGAGGGGCACTTGGTCTCCCGCTCCGATCACACGTATGGCTATGGCGATGCGCTTGCCGACGGCGTCGTGCGCCCCGTGGTCTTCCTCAGCTACTCCGGCGAGTCTCGCTGGCGCGATAGTGCCGGTGAGGAACATGCGGCCCGTCTCGGAGATATTCTCAATCCGGAGCAGACCGCCCGCGCCTGGCGCACGGCCCTCGACCCTAAAGGCGAGTGGATCCCCACCGTCCTGCAGGCGGCGCACACACGGCTGATGCAGATGCGCCGCAACATGCCGGACGCCGGCGGTCTCGTACTCGCTACCGATACGACGACGGCGCGCGCCTACGCGAAAATCCTCAAGCAGATTTCGAATACCCCAGTCTCTGTCATCCTCTCCGATGACCCAGGCTCCTCGGCGCGTATTGCGGAGTTCTCTGAATCCACCGACGAGTGGATGGTGGCCGTGCGCATGGTGTCGGAGGGCGTCGACGTTCCCCGCCTCGCAGTGGGCGTGTATGCCACCTCTGCTTCGACACCGTTGTTCTTCGCACAGGCCATCGGCCGCTTCGTGCGCTCCCGCATGCCCGGCGAGACAGCCTCAGTCTTTCTTCCTTCCGTGCCGGTGCTCTTGGGACTTGCCGAGAACATGGAGAAGCAACGCGACCACGTCCTGGGAGGGGAGAAAAACCCCGACAAGGAAGGCTGGGACGATGAGCTGCTCGAGGACGCCAATAAGAAGAAGTCCGAACCGGACATGCTCGAACCTTCCTATGAATCCTTAGGCGCGGAAGCAGAATTCTCAGGACTGCTCTACAACGGCTCGCAGTTCACCACGGGCAATATCACCGATGAAGAAGAGGATTTCCTCGGCATCCCCGGGCTTCTCGACGCCGACCAGGTCAAGGACCTCTTACGCAAGAAGCAGTCCGATGAGCTGGACCGCCGTGAGGCAGAAGAGAAGGCGCGCCGGGCTGCAGAGGCGGCGGAGGAACAACGCCGCAAGCTCTACGGCACCCCACATGCGCCCAAGCGCGGGGCGGAGGCGTCGGCGAGCAGCGCCGGTTCCCAGCCAGGTGTGGTGGATGAGATTTCCGCGTTGCGCAAGGAGCTCAACACAGTAGTGTCTATCACCGCCCAACGCACCGGACGCCCACACGGCGCCATACATACCGAAGCCCGCAAGGCCTGCGGGGGCCCGCCCACCGCATTGTGCAATGCTGAGCAGCTTCAAGAGCGCATCGATTACCTGCGCAAGTGGTAG
- a CDS encoding DUF3039 domain-containing protein: MIVGVSTTTKTIERPDVREDTSTNDDTPKFFHYVKKNQILDSAVNGKYVVALCGETFPVTKQAKPGSPVCPDCERVYKSLRRR, translated from the coding sequence ATGATAGTGGGCGTGAGTACGACGACTAAGACTATTGAGCGCCCTGATGTCCGCGAGGATACGTCGACCAACGACGACACCCCGAAGTTTTTCCACTACGTGAAGAAGAACCAGATCCTCGACTCTGCGGTCAACGGCAAGTACGTCGTTGCCCTGTGCGGGGAGACCTTCCCGGTAACCAAGCAAGCCAAGCCTGGTTCGCCCGTGTGCCCTGACTGCGAGCGCGTCTATAAGAGCTTGCGCCGCCGTTAA